In Raphanus sativus cultivar WK10039 chromosome 5, ASM80110v3, whole genome shotgun sequence, the following proteins share a genomic window:
- the LOC108863038 gene encoding uncharacterized protein LOC108863038: MYADRLESESGSRNTVKDRINGGSVDNSTRSRQVTGKRQRQDDKWEHDLFSSDKPQLSSRRVDSRDLRLKLQKRDHGSQSGREAGSGVRDLREKLSGTMNVQPKNSDPLKSKVETVRPSMKSVATETTAEVTRKASGQATRKKSQQAGASVDSFLESLGLEKYSTAFKVEEVDMDALMHMTDDDLKAMLIPMGPRKKILLALGSKR; the protein is encoded by the exons atgtaTGCTGATAGATTGGAGTCTGAGTCTGGAAGCAGGAACACGGTTAAGGATCGAATCAATGGCGGTTCTGTCGATAACTCTACTCGCTCTCGACAAGTGACTGGCAAGAG GCAAAGGCAGGACGACAAATGGGAGCATGATCTTTTCAGTAGTGACAAACCTCAACTTTCAA GTCGCAGAGTTGATTCTAGAGATCTTCGCCTGAAGCTTCAGAAGAGAGATCATGGGTCTCAAAGTGGGCGAGAGGCTGGTTCAGGCGTGCGGGATCTACGTGAAAAGCTCTCTGGGACAATGAATGTGCAACCGAAGAACAGTGACCCGCTGAAATCTAAAGTGGAGACTGTTAGACCAAGCATGAAGAGTGTAGCGACTGAAACTACAGCAGAGGTTACTAGAAAAGCTTCTGGTCAAGCTACCAGGAAGAAATCACAGCAG GCTGGTGCATCCGTTGATAGCTTTCTGGAATCACTGGGTCTCGAGAAGTATTCCACAGCTTTTAAAGTGGAAGAG GTTGATATGGATGCTCTCATGCATATGACAGATGATGACCTCAAGGCTATGCTTATACCAATG gGCCCGAGGAAGAAGATACTTCTTGCTTTGGGATCCAAACGCTAG
- the LOC108861932 gene encoding callose synthase 9, translating into MSRAESSWERLVNAALQRDRAGGGGPGQGSLMEYVPSSLANNRDIDAILRAADELQDEDPSIARILCEHAYSLAQNLDPNSEGRGVLQFKTGLMSVVKQKLAKREVGTIDRSQDIKRLQDFYRLYREKNNVDTLKEDEKQLRESGVFTKEMERKTVRRKRVFATLKVLGNVLEQVAKEIPEELKHVIDSDAAMSEDTIAYNILPLDAPVTTNATTTFPEVRAAVAALKYFQGLPKLPADFPIPATRSADMLDFLHYIFGFQKDSVSNQREHIVLLLANEQSRLSIPEEREPKLDDAAVHRVFLKSLDNYIKWCDYLCIQPAWSNLETIGGEKKLLFLSLYFLIWGEAANIRFLPECLCYIFHHMVREMDEILRQQVARPAESCMPVDSRGSDDGVSFLDHVIAPLYGVVSAEAFNNDNGRAPHSAWRNYDDFNEYFWSLHSFELGWPWRTSSSFFQKPIPRKKYDLQTGRAKHRGKTSFVEHRTFLHLYHSFHRLWIFLAMMFQALAIIAFNKADIYSKKTLREILSLGPTFVVMKFSESVLDVIMMYGAYSTTRRLAVSRIFLRFIWFSLASIVISFLYVKALEEDSSRSDSVMFKLYVIVIAIYGGIQFFLSILMRIPTCHNIANKCDRWPVIRFFKWMRQERHYVGRGMYERTSDFIKYLLFWLVVLSAKFSFAYFLQIKPLVGPTRMIIKQDNIQYSWHDLVSRNNYNALTVASLWAPVIAIYLLDIHIFYTLVSAFLGFLLGARDRLGEIRSLEAIHKQFEEFPGAFMRALHVPTNRTSDPSHQVVDKNKADAAHFAPFWNQIIKCLREEDYITDFEMDLLLMPKNSGRLQLVQWPLFLLSSKILLAKEIAAESNTQEEIIERIERDDYMKYAVEEVYHTLKLVLMETLEAEGRMWVERIYEDIQTSIKERKIHHDFQLNKLSLVITRVTALLGILKENETPEHAKGAIKALQDLYDVMRLDILTFNMRGQYETWSILTQAWNEGRLFTKLKWPKDPELKALVKRLYSLFTIKDSAAHVPRNLEARRRLQFFTNSLFMDVPQPKSVDKMLSFSVFTPYYSEVVLYSMAELTKRNKDGISILFYLQKIYPDEWKNFLARIGQDENALEGDLRNERDILELRFWASYRGQTLARTVRGMMYYRKALMLQSYLERKAGRDGESTLFGNDTTDSEGFELSPEARAQADLKFTYVVTCQIYGKQKEEQQPQAADIALLMQRNEALRIAYIDVVDTPKEGKSYTEYYSKLVKADISGKDKEIYSIRLPGNPKLGEGKPENQNHAIVFTRGNAVQTIDMNQDNYFEEALKMRNLLEEFDSSRDHGIRPPTILGVREHVFTGSVSSLASFMSNQETSFVTLGQRVLAKPLKIRMHYGHPDVFDRVFHITRGGISKASRVINISEDIFAGFNSTLRQGNITHHEYIQVGKGRDVGLNQIALFEGKVAGGNGEQVLSRDVYRLGQLLDFFRMMSFYFTTVGFYFCTMLTVLTVYIFLYGRLYLALSGVGATIRQRAILLDDTALSAALNAQFLFQIGVFTAVPMILGFILEQGFLQAIVSFTTMQFQLCTIFFTFSLGTRTHYFGRTILHGGARYQATGRGFVVEHIKFSENYRLYSRSHFIKAMEVILLLVVYLAYGNDEAGAVSYILLTVSSWFLAVSWLFAPYLFNPAGFEWQKVVEDFKEWTNWLFYRGGIGVKGAESWEAWWEEEISHIRTLSGRIVETILSLRFLVFQYGIVYKLNLQGNDTSAAWYGWSWAAFALIIVLFKVFTFSQKISVNFQLVLRFVQGVALLLALAGIIVAVVLTNLSVTDIFASILAFIPTGWAILSIACAWKPVIKKMGLWKSVRSLARLYDAGMGMLIFLPVAFCSWFPFVSTFQTRMMFNQAFSRGLEISLILAGDNPNSGF; encoded by the exons atgtcTCGAGCGGAGTCGTCGTGGGAGCGGCTAGTCAATGCTGCGTTACAGAGGGATAGGGCAGGAGGAGGTGGTCCTGGTCAGGGCAGCCTTATGGAATATGTTCCTTCATCTCTGGCCAACAACAGGGACATAGATGCTATTCTGAGAGCTGCTGATGAACTCCAAGATGAAGACCCCAGCATTGCTAGGATCT TGTGTGAGCATGCTTACTCCCTTGCACAGAATCTTGACCCTAATAGTGAAGGCAGAGGTGTTTTGCAATTCAAAACGGGTTTGATGTCCGTTGTTAAG CAAAAGTTAGCTAAAAGAGAGGTTGGGACCATAGACAGAAGTCAGGATATTAAACGGCTGCAGGACTTCTACAGACTCTACAGAGAGAAGAACAATGTTGACACGTTGAAGGAGGATGAAAAGCAGCTCCGTGAGTCTGGGGTTTTCACTAAAGA GATGGAGCGAAAAACAGTGAGGAGGAAGAGAGTGTTTGCCACCCTTAAAGTTCTTGGGAATGTGTTGGAGCAGGTTGCAAAAGAGATCCCTGAAGAG CTGAAGCATGTTATTGATTCTGATGCTGCAATGAGTGAGGACACAATTGCTTACAACATTCTTCCTCTTGATGCTCCTGTAACGACAAATGCCACTACGACTTTCCCTGAG GTGCGAGCGGCAGTTGCAGCCTTGAAGTATTTTCAAGGCCTGCCAAAATTGCCTGCTGACTTTCCCATTCCCGCGACAAGGAGTGCTGATATGCTTGATTTTCTCCACTACATATTTGGGTTTCAG AAAGACAGTGTCTCCAATCAGCGTGAACATATAGTTCTTCTTCTTGCTAATGAGCAGTCCCGCCTTAGTATTCCTGAAGAAAGAGAACCT AAACTGGATGACGCTGCAGTGCATAGGGTGTTTCTGAAGTCCCTGGATAACTACATTAAGTGGTGTGATTACCTGTGCATTCAACCTGCGTGGAGCAA TTTAGAGACCATCGGTGGAGAAAAGAAACTACTTTTCCTCTCTTTGTATTTCCTGATCTGGGGTGAAGCTGCTAACATACGGTTTCTTCCAGAATGTTTGTGCTACATCTTCCACCAC ATGGTAAGAGAAATGGATGAGATATTACGGCAGCAGGTTGCTCGCCCTGCTGAGAGCTGTATGCCCGTCGATAGTCGTGGCTCTGATGATGGGGTGTCATTCCTTGATCATGTCATTGCTCCACTGTATGGAGTTGTATCGGCG GAAGCTTTTAACAATGACAATGGCCGAGCACCTCATTCAGCTTGGAGAAACTATGATGACTTCAATGAGTATTTCTG GTCGCTTCACTCCTTCGAGCTTGGTTGGCCATGGCGAACGAGTTCATCTTTTTTCCAGAAACCTATACCTAGAAAAAAG TACGACCTTCAAACCGGTAGGGCAAAACATCGAGGAAAGACTTCATTCGTTGAGCACCGAACATTTTTGCATCTTTACCACAGCTTCCATCGGCTATGGATATTCCTCGCTATGATGTTTCAG GCACTGGCTATAATTGCGTTCAACAAAGCAGACATCTACTCCAAGAAGACTCTGCGTGAAATTCTCAGCCTGGGTCCGACTTTCGTTGTGATGAAATTTTCTGAGA GTGTTCTGGATGTCATCATGATGTATGGTGCTTATTCTACGACAAGACGGCTGGCTGTTTCTCGCATTTTTCTCCGTTTCATTTGGTTTAGTCTTGCTTCCATCGTGATATCCTTCCTCTACGT GAAAGCACTTGAAGAAGATAGTTCAAGATCTGATTCAGTCATGTTCAAGCTTTATGTGATTGTCATAGCCATCTATGGTGGTATTCAGTTCTTTCTTAGCATCCTGATGCGTATCCCAACTTGTCACAACATTGCTAATAAATGTGATCGCTGGCCTGTGATTCGATTCTTTAAGTGGATGCGCCAG GAGAGACACTACGTTGGCCGTGGCATGTATGAAAGGACATCTGATTTTATAAA GTACTTGCTCTTTTGGCTTGTCGTTCTGTCTGCAAAGTTCTCCTTTGCGTACTTTCTCCAG ATTAAGCCACTCGTTGGGCCAACAAGGATGATAATCAAACAGGATAACATTCAGTACTCGTGGCATGATTTGGTGTCAAGAA ACAACTACAACGCTCTTACTGTTGCCAGTTTATGGGCTCCTGTGATCGCT ATCTACCTGTTAGACATCCATATATTCTACACCCTTGTCTCTGCCTTTTTGGGTTTCTTGCTCGGTGCGAGAGATCGTTTGGGGGAG ATAAGATCTCTGGAAGCAATTCACAAACAATTTGAGGAGTTTCCAGGGGCCTTCATGAGGGCTCTTCATGTCCCTACCAATCG GACGTCTGATCCTTCTCATCAG GTTGTGGATAAGAATAAAGCAGATGCAGCACACTTTGCTCCATTCTGGaaccaaataataaaatgtCTACGAGAGGAAGACTACATCACTGATTT TGAGATGGATTTACTCCTGATGCCCAAGAATTCTGGTAGGCTCCAATTGGTTCAGTGGCCACTTTTTCTTCTTTCCAGCAAG ATATTGTTGGCCAAAGAGATTGCCGCTGAGAGTAATACGCAAGAGGAGATAATAGAGAGGATCGAGAGGGATGACTATATGAAGTATGCTGTTGAGGAAGTCTATCACACTCTCAAACTTGTCCTGATGGAGACTCTGGAAGCCGAGGGGAGGATGTG GGTGGAAAGAATTTACGAAGACATCCAGACCAGTATAAAGGAGCGGAAGATACATCATGATTTTCAGTTGAACAAACTCTCCCTTGTTATCACGAGAGTGACTGCACTCTTGGGAATTCTG aaagaaaatgaaacacCGGAGCATGCGAAGGGGGCTATTAAAGCACTTCAGGATCTCTACGATGTCATGCGGCTTGACATATTAACTTTTAATATGAG GGGTCAGTATGAAACTTGGAGCATCTTAACTCAAGCCTGGAATGAAGGTCGGCTTTTTACAAAGTTGAAATGGCCTAAAGATCCCGAGCTG AAAGCTTTAGTCAAAAGATTGTACTCTCTGTTTACTATCAAAGATTCTGCTGCGCATGTTCCTAGAAATCTCGAGGCAAGACGCAGGCTGCAATTCTTCACCAATTCCCTTTTCATGGATGTGCCTCAACCAAAGTCGGTGGACAAGATGTTATCCTTCAg TGTCTTCACTCCATATTATTCTGAGGTTGTGCTATACAGCATGGCCGAACTCACTAAGAGAAATAAGGATGGGATATCGATCTTGTTTTACCTTCAGAAAATCTATCCAG ATGAGTGGAAAAATTTTCTTGCACGAATAGGACAAGATGAAAATGCATTAGAAGGTGATCTACGAAATGAGAGAGACATACTTGAACTTCGGTTTTGGGCTTCTTACCGTGGACAGACGTTAGCTAGAACAG TTCGCGGGATGATGTATTATAGGAAAGCGCTCATGCTTCAGTCTTATTTGGAAAGAAAGGCGGGAAGAG ACGGAGAGTCGACGCTTTTTGGTAATGACACAACGGATTCTGAAGGATTCGAGTTATCTCCTGAAGCAAGGGCCCAAGCTGATTTAAAGTTCACATATGTCGTCACATGCCAAATATATGGGAAACAGAAAGAAGAGCAACAACCCCAAGCTGCTGACATTGCATTGCTAATGCAAAG AAATGAAGCCCTTCGTATCGCTTATATCGATGTTGTTGATACTCCGAAAGAGGGTAAATCATATACAGAGTATTATTCAAAACTTGTGAAGGCGGACATCAGTGGAAAGGATAAG GAAATTTACTCCATAAGGTTGCCTGGGAACCCAAAACTTGGCGAAGGCAAACCTGAGAATCAAAACCACGCCATTGTGTTTACTCGCGGAAATGCAGTCCAGACTATTGATATGAATCAG GATAATTACTTTGAAGAAGCCTTGAAGATGAGAAATCTCTTGGAGGAATTCGATTCGTCCCGGGACCATGGAATTCGACCACCCACCATTCTTGGAGTTAGGGAACATGTTTTTACTGGAAG TGTCTCCTCCTTGGCCTCTTTCATGTCCAATCAAGAAACTAGCTTTGTAACTCTTGGTCAGCGAGTATTGGCGAAACCCCTGAA GATTCGCATGCATTATGGTCATCCAGATGTCTTTGACAGAGTTTTCCATATTACACGTGGTGGTATCAGCAAGGCCTCTCGGGTCATCAATATTAGTGAAGATATTTTTGCTG GTTTTAACTCAACTCTACGTCAAGGGAATATTACTCATCATGAGTATATTCAG gTGGGCAAAGGGAGAGATGTGGGGCTCAATCAAATAGCTCTGTTTGAAGGGAAGGTTGCCGGTGGGAATGGTGAACAGGTTCTTAGTAGGGATGTATACAGACTTGGCCAGCTCCTTGATTTCTTCCGAATGATGTCATTCTACTTTACAACTGTTGGCTTCTATTTCTGTACAATG TTGACGGTGCTTACtgtgtatattttcttatatggGAGATTATACCTG GCACTTTCTGGAGTTGGAGCTACTATTCGACAAAGAGCTATTCTTCTGGACGATACTGCGCTTAGCGCCGCCCTCAATGCTCAGTTTCTGTTTCAGATTGGTGTCTTTACTGCTGTGCCAATGATTTTGGGCTTTATTTTGGAACAGGGTTTTCTTCAG GCCATTGTCAGTTTCACAACGATGCAGTTTCAGCTATGTACCATCTTCTTCACATTTTCTCTTGGCACAAGAACCCATTATTTTGGACGGACAATTCTCCATGGTGGCGCTAGG TACCAAGCCACTGGAAGAGGGTTTGTCGTCGAGCACATCAAATTCTCTGAAAACTACCGTCTTTACTCCAGAAGTCATTTTATCAAAGC GATGGAAGTTATTCTACTACTGGTTGTCTACCTGGCGTATGGAAACGATGAGGCTGGTGCTGTTTCCTACATTCTTCTGACGGTTAGCAGTTGGTTTTTGGCTGTCTCTTGGCTTTTTGCTCCGTACCTGTTCAACCCTGCTGGATTTGAGTGGCAAAA aGTCGTGGAGGACTTCAAAGAGTGGACAAATTGGCTCTTTTACAGAGGTGGAATCGGTGTGAAAGGAGCTGAAAGCTGGGAAGCATGGTGGGAAGAAGAAATA TCTCACATTCGGACCTTGAGCGGGAGGATAGTGGAGACTATTTTAAGTCTACGATTCTTGGTCTTCCAGTACGGTATTGTCTACAAACTGAACCTGCAAGGAAATGATACATCAGCTGCG TGGTATGGCTGGTCGTGGGCTGCATTTGCGTTGATTATTGTTCTTTTTAAG GTCTTTACCTTCAGTCAGAAGATCTCTGTCAACTTCCAGCTCGTGCTTAGGTTTGTACAAGGCGTTGCCTTATTGTTGGCTCTAGCTGGCATAATTGTAGCGGTCGTGCTCACGAACTTATCAGTGACAGACATATTCGCCAGCATATTGGCCTTTATACCGACAGGATGGGCAATCCTTTCT ATTGCGTGTGCTTGGAAGCCAGTGATTAAGAAAATGGGGCTGTGGAAATCAGTACGGTCCCTAGCAAGGCTGTATGATGCAGGAATGGGAATGCTCATATTCCTTCCCGTTGCGTTCTGCTCGTGGTTCCCGTTCGTCTCGACCTTCCAGACCCGTATGATGTTCAACCAAGCGTTTAGTCGTGGTCTGGAGATCTCTCTCATCCTCGCTGGAGACAATCCTAACTCAGGCTTTTGA
- the LOC108863037 gene encoding uncharacterized protein LOC108863037: MEETSDHLNPTTSTPGNTPELDPKTTMRSSKPGLKRLLITTTVLFSFLSGLPFLWKSVEIYRSQLPFHDIDSLSDQVKSTPLRFPCTFHAVFVGFRSSDPDRLRSEIQDGIDKLTRGSSQCGSCNVSLSVTVQSPDEHCSESLPASTCSYRCGVIKRDVLEDDTVDESLDDVFSGCSGDGGKVYSVVVVNKEKGDGVVKAVVGNRRHAWIVGSGLEERFGDVVVARVSEVFVKVFMNGGREDEDSIRGEFMPVGSDGRLLLSFSLLNSNPRDWIYDWDFQRIDEALLAPVTKALAPIANISVESQVLYHTPKSSFSSWDEKLQSYVFRTSDLPFFVNSNEWHLDTSAGASGRSKILQFVVYIPSGKECPLHLQLPNGEISKTNGFISPMWGGVIVWNPGNCDKDSGSPSRNMISPQDLEQIVEVFLGQFRQLFGFKSEAIYTTELGSYKILPSERGFTEWELDVLSRKHTCFNLQSCATTLGSLSRLVQSLPRMIIKDEIGEQVKYSLKAAKLAQSNASLGGYSSSASSSREARSLAENAFFHPSIMSVSYFSYEHCFAVYSPFFLPVAGHVVLAALREWKRYKQEKAKYLTWLTRKKTA, translated from the exons ATGGAAGAAACCTCCGATCATCTGAATCCGACCACATCCACTCCCGGAAACACGCCGGAGCTCGATCCGAAGACCACCATGCGTTCTTCAAAACCCGGACTAAAGCGCCTCCTCATCACCACCACCGTactcttctccttcctctcaGGCCTCCCGTTTCTATGGAAGTCAGTCGAAATCTACCGATCCCAATTACCTTTCCACGACATCGACTCACTCTCCGACCAAGTAAAGTCCACGCCTTTGCGCTTCCCGTGCACTTTCCACGCCGTGTTCGTGGGGTTCCGATCGAGCGACCCGGATCGGTTGCGATCCGAGATACAAGACGGTATCGATAAGCTGACACGTGGAAGTTCACAGTGCGGTTCTTGCAACGTGTCCCTCTCCGTCACCGTTCAAAGCCCGGATGAGCACTGCTCTGAGTCCCTTCCTGCTTCCACGTGCTCTTACCGATGCGGAGTGATCAAAAGAGATGTCTTGGAGGATGACACGGTGGATGAGTCGTTGGATGATGTGTTCAGTGGCTGTTCTGGGGATGGTGGGAAGGTGTATAGTGTTGTTGTGGTGAATAAAGAGAAGGGGGATGGTGTGGTGAAGGCTGTGGTGGGGAATAGAAGGCACGCGTGGATTGTGGGGAGTGGGTTGGAGGAGAGGTTTGGAGACGTGGTGGTGGCTAGAGTTTCTGAGGTTTTCGTGAAGGTGTTTATGAATGGTGGAAGAGAGGATGAAGACTCTATTCGTGGGGAGTTTATGCCTGTGGGATCAGATGGGAggcttcttctttcttttagcCTGTTAAATTCCAATCCACGTGATTGGATCTATGATTG GGACTTTCAGAGGATAGACGAGGCACTGTTAGCTCCGGTGACTAAGGCTTTAGCACCTATAGCTAATATAAGTGTTGAAAGTCAG gtTTTGTATCATACACCAAAGTCTTCGTTTTCATCTTGGGATGAAAAACTTCAGAGCTATGTCTTTAGGACTAGTGATCTTCCCTTCTTT GTGAATTCGAATGAATGGCATTTGGATACTTCTGCTGGAGCCAGTGGACGGTCCAAAATATTGCAATTTGTGGT ATATATTCCATCTGGAAAAGAATGCCCTCTTCACTTGCAGTTGCCAAATGGGGAAATATCTAAAACGAATGGCTTCATATCTCCG atgtGGGGCGGTGTGATTGTATGGAACCCGGGAAATTGTGACAAGGACTCTGGAAGCCCAAGTAGGAACATGATCTCGCCTCAG GATCTAGAGCAAATAGTTGAAGTTTTCTTGGGGCAATTCCGACAACTTTTTGGTTTTAAGTCGGAAGCCATCTATACCACTGAATTGGGCAGTTACAAGATTTTACCTAGTGAAAGAGGCTTTACAGAGTG GGAATTGGATGTCTTGTCACGGAAACACACGTGTTTCAATCTCCAATCTTGTGCAACAACCCTCGGCTCTCTTTCTAGACTG GTTCAGTCACTCCCCAGGATGATAATCAAGGATGAGATTGGAGAACAA GTGAAATACTCTCTGAAAGCAGCAAAGTTGGCTCAATCCAATGCTTCTCTGGGTGGATACAGTTCTTCAGCCA GTTCATCAAGAGAAGCAAGGTCCCTAGCCGAGAATGCCTTCTTCCATCCATCTATCATGTCCGTCAGCTACTTCTCTTACGAACATTGCTTTGCTGTGTACTCG CCGTTTTTCCTGCCTGTTGCTGGACACGTAGTCCTTGCAGCACTACGGGAATGGAAAAGATACAAACAAGAGAAGGCAAAGTACTTGACATGGCTAACCAGAAAGAAGACGGCCTAG
- the LOC108863059 gene encoding uncharacterized protein LOC108863059, with translation MGDEDWRKIRLLCPSVSKVIDWVAWNDQKLDFKSIAAAFGLEPSTVKLNGHFISRDNDLVASCVTWKSLLAFFSAKGLSTGKDGAGALLVDGKLSKVGTKRAYSDPQTINDLGLNRNKKLKDKCSIEEPLLSGCNKRKLLSEDMHSFKKLKLYMGDSSGIQSGVKCSFTSDGLKRTREDDMMIASTSRKKIR, from the exons ATGGGAGACGAGGATTGGAGAAAGATTAGACTTTTATGTCCCTCTGTATCGAAAGTTATCGACTGGGTTGCTTGGAACGATCAGAAACTGGACTTCAAGTCTATAGCCGCAGCGTTTGGGCTCGAGCCGTCGACGGTGAAGCTCAATGGTCACTTCATAAGCAGAGATAATGATTTAGTCGCTTCTTGTGTGACGTGGAAGTCTTTGCTCGCTTTCTTCTCAGCTAAAGGCTTGTCTACTGGTAAAGACGGAGCTGGTGCTCTCCTCGTCGACGGCAAGCTCTCTAAAGTCGGTACCAAAA GAGCATACTCTGATCCTCAAACCATCAACGATCTTGGTCTAAACAGAAACAAGAAGTTGAAGGATAAGTGTTCAA TTGAGGAACCTCTGCTCTCTGGATGCAACAAGAGAAAGTTATTGTCTGAAGATATGCACTCATTCAAGAAACTAAAACTCTACATGGGTGATAGCTCGG GAATACAAAGCGGAGTAAAATGCAGTTTCACTAGTGATGGTCTCAAGAGGACAAGAGAAGATGATATGATGATTGCTTCCACATCTCGTAAGAAGATAAGATAG
- the LOC108856162 gene encoding uncharacterized protein LOC108856162, whose translation MSSRSDRVVTRSSRRRSPQVNNVNGTQQSEQPRTGQQPPIVSGPPTIDVDAIEDDDDDVVESTASAFDRAKRHKSGGSQRGPLLVDVESGGTTRLSKNRTKRQSDQANVELNNPRKSKTVAPPVEEPKFNCPICLCPFTEEVSTKCGHIFCKKCIKLAVSVQAKCPTCRKRVLAKDLIRVFLPTTR comes from the exons ATGAGTTCTCGGAGTGATAGGGTAGTTACTAGAAGCTCAAGGAGGAGGTCACCACAGGTGAACAATGTGAATGGGACACAACAAAGTGAACAACCAAGAACTGGGCAACAACCTCCAATTGTGTCTGGTCCACCGACAATCGATGTTGATGCTATTgaagatgacgatgatgatgttGTTGAATCAACTGCTTCTGCTTTTGATCGA GCTAAAAGACACAAGTCCGGAGGCTCACAGCGAGGACCCTTGTTGGTTGATGTAGAGTCAG GTGGTACCACTAGACTAAGCAAGAACCGGACAAAGCGTCAATCTGATCAAGCTAATGTTGAGCTTAACAATCCG AGAAAGTCTAAGACCGTAGCTCCTCCTGTCGAGGAACCAAAGTTTAACTGCCCAATTTGTCTGTGTCCATTTACCGAAGAGGTGTCAACAAAGTGTGGTCACATTTTCTGCAAAAAATGCATAAAGCTCGCTGTATCTGTTCAAGCTAAATGCCCTACGTGTAGAAAAAGAGTCCTTGCTAAAGACCTCATTCGAGTCTTCCTTCCAACCACCAGATGA
- the LOC108856161 gene encoding RPM1-interacting protein 4 yields the protein MANRAHVPKFGDWNNQSQPFTAVFDNARTNKRADLYESLENSDIKTQAKPPPPQQPTPIIPKPVKEGKPRAPPPQTVINKVSAPPADQLYGGTGGLYGGYGGGGGSGNQRQPQAPPRPPKTQPKPNVRGGNNGRGGTAIPPFPGSVGSGDQNMSYTHIFDQVKEERRDARSYGGSAGNTPSRHINGQHESPSPSSSKLCCFPWGRKGSRY from the exons ATGGCA AACCGTGCGCACGTTCCAAAATTTGGGGACTGGAACAACCAATCTCAACCATTCACAGCCGTCTTCGACAACGCGAGGACGAACAAACGAGCTGACTTGTACGAATCTCTAGAGAACTCTGACATCAAAACTCAAGCaaaacctcctcctcctcaacaACCTACTCCTATAATTCCAAAACCGGTTAAGGAGGGCAAGCCAAGAGCGCCACCACCACAAACCGTGATAAACAAAGTCAGCGCTCCTCCTGCCGATCAGCTCTACGGAGGTACAGGCGGACTATACGGAGGTTATGGAGGCGGAGGCGGATCTGGAAACCAGAGGCAGCCTCAAGCTCCTCCCCGTCCACCAAAGACACAGCCTAAACCCAATGTTAGAGGCGGCAACAACGGAAGG GGAGGGACAGCGATTCCGCCATTTCCAGGATCAGTGGGCTCAGGGGATCAGAACATGAGTTACACACACATTTTCGACCAAGTCAAAGAAGAGAGGCGAGATGCCAGATCCTACGGTGGATCAGCAGGTAACACTCCATCCCGCCACATAAACGGTCAACATGAATCTCCCTCCCCAAGCTCCTCCAAG CTTTGTTGCTTTCCATGGGGCCGAAAGGGAAGCAGGTATTGA